In Escherichia ruysiae, a genomic segment contains:
- the acpH gene encoding ACP phosphodiesterase has product MNFLAHLHLAHLAESSLSGNLLADFVRGNPDEIYPPDVVAGIHMHRRIDVLTDNLPEVREAREWFRSETRRVAPITLDVMWDHFLSRHWSQLSPNFPLEEFVCYAREQVITILPDSPPRFINLNNYLWSEQWLVRYRDMDFIQSVLNGMASRRPRLDALRDSWYDLDAHYDALETRFWQFYPRMMAQASRKAL; this is encoded by the coding sequence ATGAATTTTTTAGCTCACCTGCATTTAGCTCACCTGGCGGAAAGCTCGCTTTCCGGCAATTTACTGGCAGATTTCGTTCGCGGAAACCCCGATGAAATTTATCCACCCGACGTCGTGGCTGGTATTCATATGCATCGGCGAATCGACGTATTAACCGACAACCTGCCGGAAGTCCGCGAAGCGCGGGAGTGGTTTCGTAGTGAAACCCGCCGGGTTGCGCCTATCACGCTGGATGTCATGTGGGATCATTTTCTTTCCCGCCACTGGTCGCAGCTGTCACCCAATTTTCCGCTAGAGGAATTTGTCTGTTATGCCCGCGAACAAGTGATCACTATTCTGCCGGACTCACCGCCACGCTTTATCAATCTGAACAACTACTTATGGTCAGAGCAGTGGCTGGTGCGCTATCGCGATATGGATTTCATCCAGAGCGTGTTAAACGGTATGGCTAGCCGTCGCCCACGCCTGGATGCCCTGCGTGACTCCTGGTACGATTTAGACGCCCATTACGATGCCCTTGAAACCCGCTTCTGGCAGTTTTATCCCCGGATGATGGCGCAGGCGTCGCGCAAGGCGTTATAA
- the queA gene encoding tRNA preQ1(34) S-adenosylmethionine ribosyltransferase-isomerase QueA: MRVTDFSFELPESLIAHYPMPERSSCRLLSLDGPTGALTHGTFTDLLDKLNPGDLLVFNNTRVIPARLFGRKASGGKIEVLVERMLDDKRILAHIRASKAPKPGAELLLGDDESIKATMTARHGALFEVEFNDERSVLDILNSIGHMPLPPYIDRPDEDADRELYQTVYSEKPGAVAAPTAGLHFDEPLLEKLRAKGVEMAFVTLHVGAGTFQPVRVDTIEDHIMHSEYAEVPQEVVDAVLAAKARGNRVIAVGTTSVRSLESAAQAAKNDLIEPFFDDTQIFIYPGFQYKVVDALVTNFHLPESTLIMLVSAFAGYQHTMNAYKAAVEEKYRFFSYGDAMFITYNPQAINERVGE, translated from the coding sequence ATGCGCGTTACCGATTTCTCCTTTGAATTGCCCGAATCCCTGATTGCCCACTATCCCATGCCTGAACGCAGTAGCTGTCGTTTACTGTCGCTGGACGGGCCAACGGGCGCGCTGACGCACGGTACTTTCACCGATTTACTCGATAAGCTCAACCCCGGCGATCTTCTGGTTTTTAACAATACCCGCGTGATCCCGGCGCGCCTGTTTGGGCGTAAAGCCAGCGGTGGCAAGATTGAAGTGCTGGTTGAGCGGATGCTCGACGACAAACGCATTCTTGCGCATATTCGCGCTTCGAAAGCACCAAAGCCGGGCGCTGAACTTCTGCTGGGCGATGACGAAAGCATTAAAGCAACAATGACAGCCCGCCACGGCGCATTGTTTGAAGTCGAATTTAATGATGAGCGTTCGGTGTTGGATATTCTCAACAGCATCGGTCATATGCCATTGCCGCCATACATCGACCGTCCGGACGAAGATGCCGATCGCGAACTTTATCAAACGGTTTATAGCGAAAAACCGGGCGCGGTAGCCGCGCCGACCGCCGGACTGCATTTTGACGAACCTTTGCTTGAAAAATTGCGTGCCAAAGGCGTGGAGATGGCATTTGTGACCTTGCACGTTGGCGCGGGTACTTTCCAGCCGGTGCGCGTCGACACTATTGAAGATCACATCATGCACTCGGAATACGCTGAAGTGCCGCAGGAGGTGGTTGATGCGGTGCTGGCAGCGAAAGCGCGCGGAAATCGGGTGATTGCGGTTGGCACAACCTCTGTACGCTCTCTGGAGAGCGCAGCGCAGGCGGCGAAAAACGATCTCATCGAACCGTTCTTTGACGATACCCAAATCTTTATCTATCCGGGCTTCCAGTACAAAGTGGTCGATGCGCTGGTGACTAACTTCCACCTGCCAGAGTCGACGCTGATTATGCTGGTTTCGGCATTTGCCGGTTATCAACACACGATGAACGCCTATAAAGCGGCGGTAGAAGAGAAATATCGCTTTTTTAGTTACGGTGATGCGATGTTTATCACGTACAATCCGCAGGCAATTAATGAGCGCGTCGGGGAGTAA